In a single window of the Micromonospora sp. WMMD1155 genome:
- a CDS encoding phosphotransferase, producing the protein MTEVSPTQRPLTSTDVAHLISASFGPHTRVRDTGPLTGGGYATVWWASLDDDRRVVLKVAPPAGTPLLRYERGLCAAEADYFRLVADRAPEVPTPVVLHHGADAAYGEWLVTTMLPGRSLSDLAGAGVAGDDGPARHDLGAALAAVHRITGDRFGYDGDRPSGSTWRAALTAMLDALLADASDWDVRLPFSPERLHTLVDRHADVLDEVRRPALLHFDCWDGNVLAAPDADGRLRLRGLVDGERFLYGDPLLDLVSPLLYRRVEDDPEHPLLRGYRAAAAEPLLLDASARRRLGLYRLHLYLLMTVEMPSRGMTARTHPGRHARLTSLLDEEIAALATS; encoded by the coding sequence CGGGACACCGGGCCGCTGACCGGAGGTGGATACGCCACGGTCTGGTGGGCGTCGCTCGACGACGACCGCCGGGTGGTGCTGAAGGTGGCTCCGCCGGCCGGGACTCCGCTGTTGCGCTACGAGCGCGGGCTCTGCGCGGCCGAGGCCGACTACTTCCGGCTCGTCGCCGACCGTGCGCCCGAGGTGCCGACGCCGGTCGTGTTGCATCACGGCGCCGACGCGGCGTACGGCGAGTGGTTGGTCACCACGATGCTGCCCGGCCGGTCGCTGTCCGACCTGGCCGGGGCCGGTGTCGCGGGCGACGACGGCCCGGCTCGCCACGATCTCGGGGCGGCCCTCGCCGCGGTGCACCGGATCACCGGCGACCGGTTCGGCTACGACGGAGACCGGCCGTCCGGGTCGACCTGGCGGGCCGCGTTAACGGCGATGCTCGACGCGCTGCTCGCCGACGCGTCCGACTGGGACGTCCGGCTGCCGTTCTCCCCGGAGCGCCTGCACACGTTGGTGGATCGGCACGCCGACGTGCTGGACGAGGTGCGTCGCCCGGCGCTGCTGCACTTCGACTGCTGGGACGGCAACGTGCTGGCCGCGCCCGACGCGGACGGCCGGCTGCGGCTGCGCGGTCTGGTGGACGGCGAACGGTTCCTCTACGGCGATCCGCTGCTGGACCTGGTCTCGCCGCTGCTGTACCGGCGGGTCGAGGACGACCCGGAGCATCCGTTGCTGCGCGGCTACCGGGCTGCCGCCGCCGAGCCGCTGCTGCTGGACGCCTCGGCGCGTCGTCGGCTGGGTCTGTACCGGCTGCATCTGTACCTGCTGATGACAGTGGAGATGCCCAGCCGTGGCATGACTGCTCGCACCCACCCGGGGCGGCACGCCCGACTGACGAGTCTGCTCGATGAGGAGATCGCCGCGCTCGCCACGAGCTGA